One genomic segment of Protaetiibacter intestinalis includes these proteins:
- the ribB gene encoding 3,4-dihydroxy-2-butanone-4-phosphate synthase has translation MSLSDIPTALQALRAGRPVIVADDEGRENEGDVVLAAETASQEWIAWAVRHSSGFICAPMTNAIADRLALPPMVEHNEDPRGTAYTVSVDAADRLSTGISASDRAHTLRVLADPESIPASLSRPGHILPLRAVDGGVRERDGHTEASVDLMKLAGLTPVAAIAEIVDEDGEMMRLPNLIRLGEREGVPVITIEALIRFMEERRCERDPKAEVVIPEWQRVTFEVETHVPTSHGTFRVRAYRDRSTGADHVAWISGEPRDGALVRVHSECLTGEAFGSLKCECGPQLDAALATIQAEGGVVVYLRGQEGRGIGLINKLRAYRLQEDGFDTLDANLALGLPADARDYGAAVGILKDLGIGRVRLLSNNPEKARQLAERGVEVEALVPLVVGVGEFNEGYLDAKRDRMGHALPTHEALTARLTSERNPA, from the coding sequence ATGAGCCTGAGCGACATCCCCACCGCCCTGCAGGCGCTGCGCGCCGGCCGACCGGTGATCGTGGCCGACGACGAGGGGCGCGAGAACGAGGGCGACGTGGTGCTCGCCGCCGAGACGGCCAGCCAGGAGTGGATCGCGTGGGCGGTCAGGCACTCGTCGGGCTTCATCTGCGCGCCCATGACGAACGCGATCGCCGATCGGCTCGCGCTGCCGCCGATGGTCGAGCACAACGAGGACCCGCGCGGCACCGCCTACACGGTCTCCGTCGACGCGGCCGACCGCCTCTCGACCGGCATCTCGGCATCCGACCGCGCCCACACCCTGCGGGTGCTCGCCGACCCCGAGTCGATCCCGGCGAGCCTCAGCCGCCCCGGCCACATCCTGCCGCTGCGCGCCGTCGACGGAGGGGTGCGCGAACGCGACGGCCACACCGAGGCGTCGGTCGACCTCATGAAGCTCGCGGGCCTCACCCCCGTCGCCGCGATCGCCGAGATCGTCGACGAGGACGGCGAGATGATGCGCCTGCCGAACCTCATCCGGCTCGGCGAGCGCGAAGGGGTGCCCGTCATCACGATCGAGGCCCTCATCCGCTTCATGGAGGAGCGTCGCTGCGAGCGCGACCCGAAGGCGGAGGTCGTGATCCCCGAGTGGCAGCGCGTCACCTTCGAGGTCGAGACCCACGTGCCCACCTCGCACGGCACCTTCCGGGTGCGCGCCTACCGCGACCGTTCGACGGGCGCCGACCACGTCGCGTGGATCTCGGGCGAGCCGCGCGACGGCGCGCTCGTGCGCGTGCACTCCGAGTGCCTCACGGGCGAGGCGTTCGGCTCGCTCAAGTGCGAGTGCGGGCCGCAGCTGGACGCGGCGCTCGCGACCATCCAGGCGGAGGGCGGCGTGGTCGTCTACCTGCGCGGCCAGGAGGGGCGCGGCATCGGCCTCATCAACAAGCTGCGCGCCTACCGCCTGCAGGAGGACGGCTTCGACACGCTCGACGCGAACCTGGCCCTCGGGCTGCCCGCCGACGCCCGTGACTACGGGGCGGCGGTCGGCATCCTGAAGGATCTCGGCATCGGCCGCGTGCGGCTGCTCTCCAACAACCCCGAGAAGGCCCGGCAGCTCGCCGAGCGGGGTGTCGAGGTCGAGGCCCTCGTGCCGCTCGTCGTCGGCGTGGGCGAGTTCAACGAGGGCTACCTCGACGCCAAGCGCGACCGCATGGGCCACGCGCTGCCCACCCATGAGGCGCTCACTGCGCGCCTCACGAGCGAGAGGAACCCGGCATGA
- a CDS encoding riboflavin synthase, which produces MFTGIIEELGEVLAWEPTGDAARITVRAPLAVSDASHGDSISVSGVCLTVVDQGEDWFTADVMGVSIDVTTIGDRRPGDRVNIERAAAVGDRLGGHIVQGHVDGTATVLAVEDEGSWRVVRFSLSPDLAPLVTRKGSIAVDGTSLTVSTVSDPDEAEQWFEVSLIPETLTATTHGALVPGARVNVETDILARHVERMLALTNEGARR; this is translated from the coding sequence ATGTTCACCGGAATCATCGAGGAGCTCGGCGAGGTGCTCGCCTGGGAGCCCACGGGCGACGCGGCCCGCATCACCGTGCGCGCCCCGCTCGCGGTCTCCGACGCCTCCCACGGCGACTCGATCTCCGTCTCGGGCGTGTGCCTGACGGTCGTCGACCAGGGCGAGGACTGGTTCACCGCGGATGTCATGGGCGTCTCGATCGACGTCACCACGATCGGCGACCGCCGGCCCGGCGACCGCGTCAACATCGAGCGCGCAGCCGCCGTCGGCGACCGCCTCGGCGGCCACATCGTGCAGGGTCACGTCGACGGCACCGCGACCGTGCTCGCGGTCGAGGACGAGGGCAGCTGGCGCGTCGTGCGCTTCTCGCTCTCCCCCGACCTCGCCCCGCTCGTCACCCGCAAGGGCTCGATCGCGGTCGACGGCACCTCGCTCACGGTGAGCACGGTGTCGGATCCGGATGAAGCCGAGCAGTGGTTCGAGGTGTCGCTCATCCCCGAGACCCTCACCGCGACCACCCACGGGGCGCTCGTGCCGGGTGCCCGCGTGAACGTCGAGACCGACATCCTGGCGCGGCATGTGGAGCGGATGCTCGCGCTGACGAACGAAGGAGCACGCCGATGA
- the ribD gene encoding bifunctional diaminohydroxyphosphoribosylaminopyrimidine deaminase/5-amino-6-(5-phosphoribosylamino)uracil reductase RibD codes for MAETVSYDAAMRRALDLAARGPVTGGNPQVGCVLLDASGTVVAEGWHHGAGTAHAEVDALSRVADARGLTAVVTLEPCNHTGRTGPCSEALIAAGVERVVYAVSDPGHESAGGAERLRSAGVEVIPGVLADEVTAFLHIWLTAVARHRPWVTVKWASTLDGRAAAADGTSRWITGTAARQRVHEQRAASDAILVGSGTVLADDPALTARGDGGELLPHQPLPVVVGERAVPADAALRHHPAGLLETGTRDLERVLAALDVRGIRRVYVEGGPTLASAIVAAGLADEYAVYLAPALLGGDRLAIGELGITTMAEARRLVITGVEQLGDDLLVTARPTEGN; via the coding sequence ATGGCCGAGACCGTCTCGTACGACGCCGCCATGCGCCGCGCCCTCGACCTCGCCGCGCGCGGGCCCGTCACCGGCGGCAACCCGCAGGTGGGCTGCGTGCTGCTCGACGCGTCCGGCACCGTCGTCGCCGAGGGCTGGCACCACGGCGCGGGCACGGCCCACGCGGAGGTCGATGCCCTCTCGCGGGTGGCCGACGCGCGGGGGCTCACCGCCGTGGTGACACTCGAGCCCTGCAACCACACCGGCCGCACCGGCCCCTGCAGCGAGGCGCTCATCGCCGCGGGCGTCGAGCGGGTCGTCTACGCCGTCTCCGACCCGGGGCACGAGTCTGCGGGCGGCGCCGAGCGGCTGCGCTCGGCGGGCGTCGAGGTGATCCCCGGCGTGCTCGCGGACGAGGTGACGGCGTTCCTGCACATCTGGTTGACCGCGGTCGCGCGGCACCGCCCCTGGGTGACCGTCAAGTGGGCCTCGACCCTCGACGGCCGCGCCGCCGCCGCCGACGGCACGAGCCGCTGGATCACGGGCACCGCGGCCCGGCAGCGCGTGCACGAGCAGCGGGCGGCATCCGACGCGATCCTCGTCGGCAGCGGCACGGTGCTCGCCGACGACCCCGCCCTCACGGCGCGCGGCGACGGCGGCGAGCTGCTCCCCCACCAGCCGCTGCCCGTCGTCGTCGGCGAACGCGCCGTGCCCGCGGATGCGGCCCTGCGGCACCACCCGGCGGGTCTCCTCGAGACCGGCACCCGCGACCTCGAGCGCGTGCTCGCCGCACTCGACGTCCGCGGCATCCGTCGCGTGTACGTCGAGGGCGGGCCGACGCTCGCCTCGGCGATCGTCGCGGCGGGCCTCGCCGACGAGTACGCCGTGTACCTCGCACCCGCGCTGCTCGGCGGCGACCGGCTCGCGATCGGCGAGCTCGGCATCACGACCATGGCCGAGGCGCGGCGCCTCGTCATCACGGGCGTCGAGCAGCTCGGCGACGACCTGCTCGTGACGGCACGACCCACGGAAGGGAACTGA
- a CDS encoding G5 domain-containing protein, whose protein sequence is MTSMLSNDRATWPRAVAAGVALLLGCTVVGCASATPRRIAELPQTNSPSRASSPEPTRTPAVTEKVIVVTEPVAFEHTTQDDPNRDVGSSAVVQQGADGTRSITYEVTYVDGVESSRIATGDEITVAPVPEITAVGTRQPAPAPVVDTSGCDPNYSGACVPIASDVDCAGGSGNGPAYVRGPVRVIGTDIYDLDRDGDGIACD, encoded by the coding sequence GTGACGAGCATGCTCTCCAACGACCGGGCGACCTGGCCGCGGGCTGTCGCCGCGGGCGTCGCCCTGCTTCTCGGCTGCACCGTGGTCGGCTGCGCCTCCGCCACGCCGCGACGGATCGCGGAACTACCTCAGACGAACTCTCCTTCTCGTGCCTCATCGCCCGAGCCGACCCGCACGCCCGCGGTGACCGAGAAGGTCATCGTCGTCACCGAGCCGGTTGCGTTCGAGCACACGACACAAGACGACCCGAACCGGGACGTCGGCTCGTCCGCGGTCGTGCAGCAAGGCGCAGACGGCACCCGGTCGATCACCTACGAGGTCACGTACGTCGACGGTGTCGAATCCTCGCGCATCGCGACGGGCGACGAGATCACCGTCGCACCCGTTCCCGAGATCACCGCGGTGGGCACGCGCCAACCGGCTCCCGCGCCTGTCGTAGATACCAGCGGGTGCGATCCGAATTATTCGGGGGCATGCGTGCCGATTGCGAGCGACGTCGATTGTGCGGGAGGAAGCGGCAACGGTCCCGCCTATGTGCGGGGGCCGGTTCGGGTGATCGGTACGGACATCTACGACCTCGACCGAGACGGTGATGGAATCGCCTGCGACTGA
- a CDS encoding HAD family hydrolase, producing MSGIRAVLFDLDDTLFAHRESVEAGIHAHRSTLGGELAAADRASEYARWSALEEEHYHRYLAGELDYLGQRRARARGFVAPYGIELDDEAAEAWFEQYRAHYETSWRLHDDAAACLAAIAPRTLGIITNGDLRFQTSKAVAVGLDALIPLEHLVASGEVGVAKPDARIFELAVAQLGTTASAACYVGDRLHTDAIGAARAGLLGVWIDRPAAATPEQLAEAAAEGVPVIRTLAELPALLA from the coding sequence GTGAGCGGCATCCGGGCGGTGCTCTTCGACCTCGACGACACGCTGTTCGCGCACCGCGAGTCCGTCGAGGCCGGCATCCACGCCCACCGCAGCACGCTCGGCGGCGAGCTCGCCGCGGCCGATCGGGCGAGCGAGTACGCGCGCTGGAGCGCGCTCGAGGAGGAGCACTACCACCGCTACCTCGCGGGCGAGCTCGACTACCTGGGGCAGCGACGTGCGCGGGCGCGCGGCTTCGTCGCACCCTACGGCATCGAGCTCGACGACGAGGCGGCCGAGGCCTGGTTCGAGCAGTACCGCGCGCACTACGAGACGAGTTGGCGGCTGCACGACGACGCCGCCGCGTGCCTGGCCGCGATCGCGCCGCGCACGCTCGGGATCATCACCAACGGCGACCTCCGCTTCCAGACCTCGAAGGCGGTCGCCGTGGGCCTGGATGCGCTCATCCCGCTCGAGCACCTGGTCGCGAGCGGCGAGGTCGGGGTGGCGAAGCCCGACGCGCGCATCTTCGAGCTCGCCGTCGCGCAGCTCGGCACCACGGCATCCGCGGCCTGCTACGTGGGCGACCGTCTGCACACGGATGCGATCGGCGCGGCCCGCGCGGGCCTGCTCGGCGTCTGGATCGACCGTCCCGCTGCCGCGACCCCCGAGCAGCTCGCCGAGGCCGCCGCCGAGGGCGTGCCCGTCATCCGCACCCTCGCCGAGCTGCCCGCCCTGCTCGCCTGA
- a CDS encoding GNAT family N-acetyltransferase: MEPVALRTERLVLSPARLDDVDHATALLQEPVMGTMLASLPWPYTREDSEFYIGRMVPAGWASGEALSWAIRESEDGPQLGDIGWRPPRGDVGFWLGAPSRGRGYMTEALRAVVDWVFETTPELDRIGWEAVAGNVASARVARAAGFRYDGERPVEVRFRDGSFPNGWHAHRLRSDDGSAHEGWPL; encoded by the coding sequence ATGGAGCCGGTCGCGCTGCGCACCGAGCGGCTCGTGCTGTCGCCGGCGCGGCTGGACGACGTCGACCACGCGACGGCCCTGCTGCAGGAGCCGGTCATGGGCACGATGCTCGCGTCGCTGCCCTGGCCGTACACCCGCGAGGATTCGGAGTTCTACATCGGCCGCATGGTGCCGGCCGGCTGGGCCTCGGGCGAGGCACTGTCGTGGGCGATCCGCGAGAGCGAGGACGGCCCGCAGCTCGGCGACATCGGCTGGCGTCCGCCACGCGGCGACGTCGGGTTCTGGCTCGGAGCACCCTCACGCGGCCGCGGGTACATGACGGAGGCGCTGCGGGCGGTCGTCGACTGGGTGTTCGAGACGACCCCCGAACTCGACCGGATCGGCTGGGAGGCGGTCGCCGGCAACGTCGCGTCGGCGCGCGTCGCCCGCGCGGCCGGGTTCCGCTACGACGGTGAGCGTCCCGTCGAGGTGCGCTTCCGCGACGGTTCGTTCCCGAACGGCTGGCACGCCCACCGGCTGCGCTCCGACGACGGCTCGGCGCACGAGGGCTGGCCGCTGTGA
- the trpS gene encoding tryptophan--tRNA ligase — MTKPRLFSGMQPSADSLHAGNYIGALLQWKQLQRDYDAVFSVVDLHAITVPQDPATLREKTRRTAAQYIAAGIDPSASTLYVQSHVPAHAQLAWVLNTITGMGEASRMTQFKDKTAKQGADSASVGLFTYPILQAADVLLYDAEIVPVGEDQRQHIELTRDLGQRFNTRFGETFVIPEVSILKETAKVYDLQNPGSKMSKSGETENGILWLLDEPSRLVKKIKSAVTDNDGSIHYDPVGKPGVSNLLTLLSVLGGTSVESLEHEFAGRGYGDLKGAVADAVVAEFGPVRERALELLADPAELDRVLAVNADRANEIAEATLARVYDRVGFLPRR; from the coding sequence ATGACCAAGCCCCGCCTGTTCTCGGGCATGCAGCCCTCCGCCGACTCGCTCCACGCGGGCAACTACATCGGCGCCCTCCTGCAGTGGAAGCAGCTGCAGCGCGACTACGACGCCGTGTTCAGCGTCGTCGACCTGCACGCGATCACCGTGCCGCAGGATCCGGCGACCCTGCGCGAGAAGACCCGCCGCACCGCGGCGCAGTACATCGCCGCCGGCATCGACCCCTCGGCATCCACCCTCTACGTGCAGTCGCACGTGCCCGCCCACGCCCAACTCGCCTGGGTGCTCAACACCATCACGGGCATGGGCGAGGCGAGCCGCATGACCCAGTTCAAGGACAAGACCGCCAAGCAGGGTGCGGACTCCGCGTCCGTGGGCCTGTTCACCTACCCGATCCTGCAGGCGGCCGACGTGCTGCTGTACGACGCCGAGATCGTGCCCGTCGGCGAGGACCAGCGCCAGCACATCGAGCTCACGCGCGACCTCGGCCAGCGCTTCAACACGCGCTTCGGCGAGACGTTCGTGATCCCGGAGGTGTCGATCCTCAAGGAGACGGCGAAGGTCTACGACCTGCAGAACCCGGGGTCGAAGATGTCGAAGTCGGGCGAGACCGAGAACGGCATCCTGTGGCTGCTGGACGAACCCAGCCGCCTCGTGAAGAAGATCAAGTCGGCCGTCACCGACAACGACGGCTCGATCCACTACGACCCGGTCGGCAAGCCCGGGGTCTCGAACCTGCTGACCCTGCTGTCGGTGCTCGGCGGAACCTCGGTCGAGTCGCTCGAGCACGAGTTCGCGGGGCGCGGCTACGGCGACCTCAAGGGCGCCGTCGCGGATGCCGTGGTGGCCGAGTTCGGCCCGGTGCGCGAGCGGGCGCTCGAGCTGCTCGCCGACCCGGCCGAGCTCGACCGGGTGCTCGCGGTGAACGCCGACCGCGCGAACGAGATCGCCGAGGCGACGCTCGCCCGCGTCTACGACCGCGTGGGCTTCCTGCCGAGACGCTGA
- a CDS encoding exodeoxyribonuclease III, which translates to MGEWLAPRGVDILALQEVRAETDDLTALLGPEWDVLHDPATAKGRAGVALASRRKAEIHRVTFGPDDFDSAGRWLEADYDVDGTIVTVVSTYVNSGEADTPKQVEKYKFLDAMAERLPKLAEHNPLSLVVGDLNVGHRTLDIKNWKGNVKRAGFLPAERAYFDRFLGAEGEEGYNAGAGFGWVDVGRRFAGEVPGPYTWWSQRGQAFDTDTGWRIDYHLATPALADTAVSYTVDRAAAYDERWSDHAPVVVDYSL; encoded by the coding sequence ATGGGCGAGTGGCTCGCCCCGCGCGGCGTCGACATCCTGGCCCTGCAGGAGGTGCGCGCCGAGACCGACGACCTGACGGCGCTGCTCGGGCCCGAGTGGGACGTGCTGCACGACCCCGCGACGGCGAAGGGCCGCGCGGGCGTGGCCCTGGCGAGCCGACGCAAGGCCGAGATCCACCGGGTCACCTTCGGCCCCGACGACTTCGACTCCGCCGGACGCTGGCTCGAGGCCGACTACGACGTCGACGGCACGATCGTCACGGTCGTCTCCACCTATGTGAACTCGGGCGAGGCCGACACCCCCAAGCAGGTCGAGAAGTACAAGTTCCTGGATGCCATGGCCGAGCGACTGCCGAAGCTCGCCGAGCACAACCCGCTGTCGCTCGTCGTGGGCGACCTCAACGTCGGGCACCGCACCCTCGACATCAAGAACTGGAAGGGCAACGTGAAGCGCGCCGGCTTCCTGCCCGCAGAGCGCGCGTACTTCGACCGCTTCCTCGGCGCGGAGGGCGAGGAGGGCTACAACGCCGGAGCCGGCTTCGGCTGGGTGGATGTGGGCCGCCGCTTCGCGGGCGAGGTGCCCGGTCCGTACACCTGGTGGTCGCAGCGCGGCCAGGCCTTCGACACCGACACCGGGTGGCGCATCGACTACCACCTGGCGACGCCGGCCCTCGCCGACACCGCGGTCTCCTACACGGTCGATCGGGCAGCCGCCTACGACGAGCGATGGTCCGACCACGCCCCCGTCGTCGTCGACTATTCCCTCTGA